A stretch of DNA from Campylobacter concisus:
TGGATTGTTGCAGTGGTTGCAAAGTCTTGGAAGTGAGGCTATGACTGCCATTTTGCCGCTTTTATCCTTTGCTTCATACTCGGAGACAATGGTTCTAAAAGCGCCTGGCTGAACGTCATTTTCCATCATACAGCTCATAGTACATGACTGACAGCCAACACATCTTGTTAGATCTATCGCCATGCCGTAGCGAACGCCACTACCACTAAAGTCCTTTGGTGCTGCCTTTAACGCGGTCGTAGCAAAGAGTAATCCTGCAGCTGCAATGAAGCTGCGACGAGAATTTAAGGTCTGTTGCATAAAAATTCTCCTTTCTTTTTAGAATTTTTTCTTATTTTAACATAGTAAATATTTTTTCTAAAGTTTATTTTATATTTTTGCAAAATGTATTAAATTTTGAGAATTTTTGTAGCACTTAAAAGATAGAATTTGGATAGTAAAATTTAGAAAGAAGTGGGAAAAAGATAGAAAATAAACTTCTATCTTCTTAAATTTATGCTTTGTAGTTTAGCATGTAAAGGCGAATGACTTGCTCTGCTGTCATCTTTAAATTTCTAATCGTGACATCTTTTCTCATCGCTTCTTCAAGACTCACTGGCTCATTTAATATACAAAAATAGGCATCGATTCCATTTTTGTGGCAATCTTTGGCACATTTTTGCACGCTTCCAGCAAATGCGATCACTGGCTTATGATACTTTTTTGCTAGTTTTGCAACCCCAGTTGGAGTCTTGCCCATTGAGCTTTGAAAGTCCATACGACCTTCACCAGTGATGACTAGATCAGCCTTTTTGATCTCATCCTCAAGCGCAATAGTCTGCGTGATGATCTCGATGCCTGGGCGAAGTTTTGCTCCTAAAAATGCCACGAATGCAAAGCCAAGCCCGCCAGCGGCACCAGCACCTTTTTGTGTGTGAAATTTGCTATTAGTCTTTTCTTTTACAAGAGTTGCAAAGTGTTTTAGCCCATCATCAAGCTCTTTTACCATACGGCCATTTGCACCCTTTTGAGGGGCATAAACGTGAGCTGCTCCATTCATGCCATAAAGAGGATTGTCTACATCGCAGGCTATTAAAAACTCGCAATCCTTTAGCTCTTTTAGCGCCTCTTCATCTGTAAACTCACAAATTTTGGCTAAATTCTCGCCTTTTCCTTCAAGTAAAGCACCATCTTTATCATAAAATTTAAAGCCAAGTGCACTAAGCATGCCTGTACCAGCGTCATTTGTCGCACTTCCGCCGATGCCAATGATAAATTTTCTGGCACCTTTAGCAATGGCATCTTTTATCATCTGACCAAAGCCAAATGTACTAGTTTTTAGTGGATTTCTCTCATCTGGATTTATGAGTGTAAGGCCAGAAGCACTTGACATTTCAAGTATAGCAAGGTCATCTTTTAATGCATATCTAGCTAAAATTTCAATTCCAAGTGGATTTTTTACTATCGTATCTATAAATTTCGCACCAAGTGCATCAGCCATCGCCTCTACACTACCCTCGCCACCATCTGCGATAGGCTTGACAACGACCTCGCAGCCAATCTCTTCTAGTCCTTCTTTTACAGCAAGGCCCGCTTCAAGAGAGCTAAGCGAGCCTTTTAATGAATCAATCGCAACCAAAATTCTCATAAAAGCACCAACGATAAGATGTAAACGCTAATCATACCAACGACACCCATTATAAATGTCATCGCTGTTTGTGTGCGATATCCTTGATCAGCAGTCATTTTGCTGAAATTTGTCACAACCCAGAAGTAGCTGTCGTTTGCGTGAGATACACACATCGCACCAGATGCTATCGCCATGACACAAAGAGCAGCTGAAATTTCACTCGTAAAGCCAAGTGTTTGCATAAGTGAGTTATCAGCACTAAATGCACCCATGATAGATGCTGTTGTGATGATAGCCACAGTTGAGCTTCCTTGAGCGGTTTTTAACACGGCTGAGATGATGAATGGGAAGAAAATTCCTATCGCTTTTATAGTAGAGGCATTTTCTTTTATGAAATTTACAAATCCAGCTTCAGTGATGACGTTGCCCAAAACACCACCAGCTGCGGTGATAAATAGGATAGGACCAGCGATCTTTAAAGATTCATTCGTGATATGGTCAAATTCTTTTATCTTTTTAGACTCGGCCAGCAAAAATACGCAAAAGATCACGCCAATAGCAAGAGCGATGATAGGGTTGCCTAAAAATAAAAGTACTTTTGGTAAAAAAGAAGCCTTATCAAGCATGCCCTGTTTTGCTAGTACATCAACGATCGAACCAATTGCCATAAAGATGATAGGCATAATGATAGGAGCAAGGCTCAAAAATCCGCTAGGTAGCGTGCCAAATTTCTTTAAAAGCTCCTCGTAGCTAGCTGTGATAGTAGCGTCAGCCTCTTTATCGCTGATAGTCACGCTTTTGCCAATACTCTTTGAAAAGAAATAGACAGCTAGTAAAACTGGGATAGAAACGACTGTTCCCATGATGATAACAAGGAGTAAATTTCCGCCAAGACCAAGTGTGCCAGCTGCTGCTATTGGGCCTGGTGTTGGCGGGATGAAGACGTGAGATGCGTATAGACCACCACTAAGTGCGACTGACATCGCGACTGGGCTTGCTGAAATTTTCTTATAAAGCGCCTCGCGAATAGAGTTTAAAACGACAAATCCACTATCGCAAAATACCGGAATGCCGACAACCCAGCCCATTATAAGCATGGCAAGCTCTGGACGCTTTTGTCCGACTAGCTTTACAACCATGTCAGCTAGCTTTAAAGCAGCTCCCGTTTTTTCAAGCACGGTGCCGATGATCGTCCCAAAGATAATAACGATACCGATGCTCTTAAATGTGCCACTAAAGCCGACACCTATCATCGCTGGGATCTTGGATAGATCGATACCTGCGACGATTGCTAGCATCAAAGATATGCTCATAAGTGCTAAAAATGGATGCATTTTTAGCTTAGAGATCATAACGATCATAAGTATGATGGCTACAATAAAACAGACAATTAGTGAGATTCCGCTCATAAAAACTCCTTTGTTCTGAGATTTTGCTTAAGATTTTAGCAAAATTTGCTTGTATTTTTTCTAATATTTTTAAGTTTTTTGATTAATTAAATTTTTTTGACATATTTGAGTAAATTTATGACTATTCGCCTAAATTTAGCCATTTTATAAGTTCAAAATTTTTAGCTTATTTTAAAATAACAAAACCAAGACCAAATTTATCAGTATGCCTATTATAATCAATCAAACTCTCGCCATATCCCGTAAAATACTGCAAATAGCCATAAACTCCGGTTGAGAAGATAGGAAACATATATGAAATTTCAGCAGCACCCTTATTTGTTTTATCAAAATGTAAGTTATTTCTTAGCATTAGGCTAAAAATGTGATCATTGAGGTTGTAGCTAAGCCTTACATCGCCATGCCCAATGTATTTTAATATATCTTTATTATCGCCCTTATTGCCTACTACCATCCAAGCTCTTGGCGAAATGCTAAGCTTGCCAAAAACAAAATCACTTTGCACATAAGCTCTATTCCAGCTTCTTGAATTGCTACCATCTCGTCCGTTTGACTCATGCAAAAGTCCAAATTTTAGGCTTTTTACACCTATTTGCTCCAAATATTTTGGCGAAGCAAAATTTAGAAAAATTTCTGGCTGATAGTTTGTCTCACGAAATGGCGCTGAAGTTCTTGTTATTTGCCACCAAGATGTCTGCGTGTAGGCTGCCACAAGGCTCTCTCTAAGCCCAAATAGATCATAAAATAACGGCTTTGCAAGGCTTATTTGAAACTTAGTTTCAACGCTTTTTCGCTCATCGTTTGGCACATTTTTAGCATAAGTTACTGGCAAAAGGTAGTTAAATTTATAAAGCTCGATACCAAGTGCATTTTGTAAATTTTTACCACTTTTATCTTCTCTTAAAAGATCAGCTTGCTTTAGCTTCGCCTCTCTTGGCGCTGGTTCGCTTGCTTGCACATTTTGCACCGCTTTTTGCTCGTTTAAAGAGCTTTTGGCTAGCTCTTTATAAATTTGCATCGCAGCCTTTATGTCGCCACTTTGCTCCAGCTCTTGTGCTCTTTTAAAATCATCTAGCCCACTTGCCATCAAAAAACTAAGGCCAAGGCTTAAAAACAATAAAATTTTACTCATCATCTATCTTCTTTTCTTGGATTTTCTTTGCCATTTCGTATTCGTCAGGGAAATTAACATTAAAAAACTGCTCACTATCTTTAAAATTTATGACTTTGCATTTACAGCTTTTTCTCAAAAGTCCGATTTTATGCTCATTTTTTAAATAAAACTCATGAGCCAAAGTGGCAAGCCTTGGGCTAAAAAAACCACAAAGCGAGTGAATGTGCTCATTATCACTAGCCACAACCATATCAAATTCATCTTTAAATCTAACAAGCTCCTCCAAACTTTTAAGATCAAAAAATGGCATATCAGCTGGTATCACAAAAATGCTATGATCAAAATTTTTAAGAATGGAGTAAAGTGCGAGCATTGGCGAATAGTTATTGCTATTTTCATCTTTTATAAGCTTTAGTGGCGGGCTAAATTTTTCAAATTTTGAGCTTACATAAACTTCGCCAAAAACTTTGCTAAATTTCGCAACCTCATAATGAGTAAGCGTCTTAAAACCACCAAATGGCAAAAGTGTCTTATCTTGCCCCATACGCGAGCTTTTGCCACCTGCTAAAATCACGCAAGTTTGCATCTTTTCCCTTAAGAAAGTTATGAGGCTAAATTTAGCTAAAAGCGGCTTTGATCTACCAAAAATATGTGATAAAAACTTATTTTTGTTTATGCTACTTGTAAAATTTTAAGCCTGCTTTACCCTTTTCATTGTTAAAAATTCCTCGTAGCGACGATCAATGATAGCTTTGATCAAGGCATAGTTTTCTTTTGAGTTTTCTATATAAAAATAGGCGTTATCAAAGTATTTTTCACCAAATTTTTTCGAAACAAAATCCGTATAATCCTGCAAATACCAACCATACATTTTGGCAAATTTTGTCCGATCAGTCGTATAGTAAGCTTTTGCAAAGGCTTTACCAACAGTATTTAGCTCCGCACTTCCAAGTACTCCGTCCATAGCGTCAAAAAGATACTGACGATAGTTAAAATTTTCGTCCATCTGTGCTATATCGTCCGCAAAATCTGCCGCAAATTCCTTTGAATAAAATTTGTGTTCCATGCACCAGCGAAAGAAAAATGAAATGTGTGTCGCACCGTTTTCATGCGGTATATCAGTCGGCGCATCTTTCGCACCCCAATGCCATTTTGCTTTGTCATATACTATATCTGGATCTGGCATTTTTATCCTTTTAAAATACTCAATTTTACTAAAACCATCTTAATCGCAGTAAAAATCATGGCTATTTTATCCATTTGCTTGCTATGATTAAAAAAGATATAATGGCGCTTTTATTTAAGGAGAAGCAATGAGCGAAAAAAAATCTACAAATTTTAGGCTGGATCGGCACATGCCTATCAGTTGTTATGTACTTTTCATACATCCCACAAATAATGGGCAACCTTGACGGCAACAAAACGCCTTTTATACAGCCACTAGCAGCCGCACTAAACTGCACAATCTGGACAAGCTACGGACTATTAAAAGCTAAAAAAGACTATCCACTTTCTGCTGCAAACTTCCCAGGCATAATCTTTGGTCTTTTGGCTACAATAACAGCGTTTTAATGCGCTGATTTAGTTGTTATGGCAAACACTGCAATAAAAAAGTTATTTGCGTCGCTACAACAAACTAATCTATTGTAGTGTTTGCGCTATTTTGGCTAACTTTTCTTTAATTATATTGCCTTTTGAACTTAGTGAAAAGATCATTTGTACTAGCTCCTCAGTTGTTGCCTCTATTCTTTTGTCACCACTATCTAAAGTTCTAAATTTGTTTAGGATAAGCGGATCGAATTCTTGATATGTAGACATAAAATCCTTATAGTCCTCTTCCAGTTCTGGTGCGTAAAAACTGATAAGCGAGTGTAATTTAACAATTTCAAATTTTGGATTTTCTATATTTAAATTTGGATTTATTAATAAAGCTACTTTGCAATGTATTCCCCCTAAAATATCCCCAACTATAATAAACGCTTCCTCTAGCTTTTGTCGCCTGAGTTTATTTTTCTCTTTTTTCGTGTTTAGATTAGCGTACACCCATTGCGCACACATTGTTAGGACTGCACCGAGTATAATTTTCAATAAGTCAGATATCAAACTATCCATATTATTTTTTATAAGTCCCTTGGGTCGGCGATTTTACCTGCTATGGCTGAGGCTGCTACAACTGCTGAGTTGGCTAGATAAATTTCACTCGTTCTATCGCCCATACGTCCTACGAAATTTCTATTCGTCGTCGAGATACAGCGCTCATTTGCACCTAAAATTCCCATATATCCGCCAAGACAAGCGCCACAAGTTGGATTGCTCACGACCGCTCCTGCTTCGATGAAAATGTCGATTAAGCCCTCTTTTTCGGCAGCTCTTGCGATCTTTTGCGTCGCTGGAGTGATGATGAGCCTTGTTTTACGGGCTACTTTTTTGCCTTTTAAAATTTGTGCTGCGATACGTAGGTCGCTTAGACGGCCATTCGTACATGAACCGATAAATGCTTGATCAATGGCTAAATCGTCATGAACCGCCTGTCTTACGCTCTTGCCGTTGCTTGGCAAAAATGGATATGCTATGACTGGATCAAGATTAGTCACATCGATCTCTAAAATTTTGTCATATTTTGCACCCTCGTCTGAGTAGAAAAATTTTGGTTTATCGCGTAAATTTTTATCTTTTAAAAACTCTTTTGTGATCTCATCAACCGCGATGATACCACTCTTTGCGCCAGCCTCGATCGCCATGTTGCACATTGAAAATCTATCATCCATACTAAGGCCCTCTATTACCTCGCCACTAAACTCAAGCGCCTTATAAAGTGCGCCATCAACGCCTATTTGACGGATGATCTCAAGGATAAGATCCTTGCCATAAACATGCTTATCAAGCTTACCTTTAAATATGACTTTAATGCTCTCAGGCACTTTAAACCAGTTTTTGCCAGTGATCATCGCATAAGCTAGGTCGGTGCTGCCCATGCCGGTGCTAAACGCTCCAAGAGCGCCGTGTGTACAGGTGTGACTATCTGCGCCGATGATGACATCACCTGGGATGACTAGGCCTTTTTCAGGTAAAAGCGCGTGCTCAATGCCCATATCTTTTTCATCAAAATAGTTTTTAAGGTCGTGTTTGTAGGCAAATTCGCGTGAAATTTTGGCTTGATTTGCACTTAGGATGTCCTTTGTCGGGATGTAGTGGTCCATCACGATGGCAAAGCCGTCTGGGTTAGCTAGCTTTTTAGCGCCACTTCGCTCGAACTGCTTGATCGAAATAGGTGTCGTGATGTCGTTGCCTATGATCATATCGATCTTACTTTCGATGATCTCTCCTGCGCCTACCTCTTTGCCAACGTGATCTGAAAATATTTTCTCGGTGATAGTTTGTTTCATAAATTTCCTTTAAATTTTGAGGCGATTTTAACGAAAATTGCTAAATTTAAAGAAAATTTACTAAGCCAAAAGGCCTAGTAAATTTAGAATTTAACGCTCGCAGTCAGCATAAACTGCCTCGCATACCCCGGCTGTATCGGTATGATATTAGCCTGCGTGCCGGTCGACGAGGATGTATAGTAGAGCTTATCGGTCAAGTTTTTGACGTTAAACGAGAAATTCGTCTCGTAGCCCGCGATCTTGGTATCGTAGCTGATAAATGCGTCGTAAACGATCGCGTCGTCCATCTTAAAGCCCGTTCCCGCAGGCACGGCCGGTAAATTCGTCCTCATGTAGTAGGTGTACCATGAGCCAAAGTACCTCGCTCCGCCGCCGATCCTTAGGCCTTTTGCGCCTAGGCGGCTAAAGTCGTAGTTGGCAAAGAGGCTCGCTTGGTGCTTAGGCGTGGCCTCTAGCGGTTTGCCCACTAGCACGGCAAACGCGCCGCTATCCTTGCGCACCTCGGTTTTAGTGTATGCGTAGCTAGCGCCTACGCTTAGCCCTTGCGTCACGCGGCCGTTAAAGTCAAACTCAAAGCCTCTAGAGCGCGCCTCGCCCACGGGCGTACTTACGCTATTTACGGTGCGCATAATGTTTTTCTTATCGATGTTAAAGACCGCCGCGCTAGCCGTTATGCTGTCATTTTGAAATTTAGTTCCAAGCTCTATGCTTTTGCCTTCTTCGGGCTTTATGTCGCCGATGTCGTCGCCGCTGATCGCCATTTGTGGGTTGAAACTTTGTGCGTAGTTGGTATAGACCGACCACTCGGGCGTTAGTAGATATAAAAGTCCAGTTTGCCACGTAAATTTATCATCTTGCTGATCTGTGCTATTTGGCCCACTAGTTGTGCCGCGAGCTACTTGGTCGTAGTATTCATACCTAGTTCCTAAAGAGTAGATCAAATTTTCAGTTAAATTTATGCTATCTTGTGCGTAAAATCCGATAGTTTTTAGCTTTTGGTACTGGATGCTTGACTCTCTGGCAGTTGGTAGTCCTACTATTCCATAGATAGGATTATATATGTTGATGTTTAAGTGATTACCTGTATCTTTTAGACCACCTGGCCTATAACGATAGTATTCCTTTGCATCAATGCCAAAGAGTAAATTATGCTCTATCTCACCGGTTTTAACGTAGCCGTTTAAATTTAGTGATCCAGCATGTGTGCGGTGGATAAATCCGTCGTAGTATTCGTTTCGTCTAGCTGCAACGCCCGTGTTTAAATTTACGTTCATTAGCCTGATGTGACCGTAGTCGTGCTTGGAGCGGGAAAACGCGTAAGCGCCGCGCAGTAGCCAGTCCTCGCCGATATTTTTTTCAAAATTTACGTCCACGGTGTCGAGTCTGGTTTTTAGTTTATTAAACGGCTCGTCAAGACGTCTTTTCTTATCTATCGGAAGTAGCTTGCCCGTGCTTGGCACCAGATACATACCGCGGTCGATCGGATCGGTCGAGCGCGTGTGCGTATAGGCTAAATTTATGCGGTAATCATCGCCTTTATACGAGAGCGAAGGCGCAAAGAGGACGTTTTTATATTCGCCAAACTCCCTCCAGTAGTCTTTTTGCATCATATCAAATATAAATCTATACGCAAAGCCGCTATCCGCGATCGGTCCCGTGGTGTCAAAGCCTGCGCTCCAGTAGTTGCGGTTGCCGATACCAGCCCAAATTTCGTTTGAGAAGTCGTATTTTGGCTTTTTAGTGACCATATTTATTATGCCGCCGGGCTCTTGCGCGCCGTAGAGCAAGCTAGCCGGGCCTTTTAGCACCTCGACGCTTTCTACGGTTTTGTTAAAGCTATGCATGACGCTAGCGGGCACGCCGTTACGCATGATCGAGCCGTCGCGTCCGCCGCCGAATCCTCTTTTTATGATCGAGTCAAAGATGCCGCCCGTGGTGTTTCCGTAGCTAACTCCGCTCACGTTTTGAAGGCTCTCGGCTAGAGTCTCCGGTTTTTTATCTTTTAGCTGTTGTTGCGTCACGACGTTTACCGTCTGCGGGATCTCTAAAATAGGCGTATTTGTTTTGCCTACTTCGCTCGTTGTGGCTCTATATCCATCGTCTGTGCTATCTTCAACGCTGATACCATCTAAGCTTACATCAGTAGCATTTAAAGCAGAAATAGCAAAACAAAGCACCGCACTAATGCGAAATTTATTCATCTATTATTCCTTAAAATTTTAATATTATAAAAATAGTTATCATTATATATAAACAAGATTTAAATTTTTATGAAAAAATTTACGAAAAATTTATATTTCAATAACATTACAAATGAAGCATTTTCAAAATTAAAAATAGAACCATAAAAAAACAGATCTTTACTACTCTGTCATAAAAAGCGATGAAACTTTTGTTAAAACATTTTTGCAACATTTCTGATATAATCTTTGGCATGAAGTACGCACATTTAGTTCAAATAGCAAGTTATTTATCAAATTTTACAAAGATAAACCAAGCAAAACGCATCAATGATATGGCTATTTTAATCGAATTTAATGGCGAGAAGATCATCTTTGATCTAAATAAATCAAACTCTGCGATTTATAAAGATGATGAGCAAAAAGAAGCAAAAATTTATCAAGCGCCTTTTGATAATGTTCTAAAAAAGCGCTTTAACGCCTCGCATATAAAAAGCGTTGAGTGCTTAAAAGATAATAGAATTTTAAAATTTATCTGCACGCAAAGCGGCTCATACAAAAGTGAAAATTTTGTCCTTTATCTTGAATTTACGGGTCGCTTTACAAATGCTGTGATAACTGACGAAAATAACGTGATAATCGAGGCACTAAGACACATCGATAATAGCTACCGAAAAATAGAAACTGGCGAAATTTTAAAAGAACTGCCAGCTATCGAGATAAAAGAAAAGCCGTGCGAGCCTATAACGGACTTTGATCACTTTTTTAAAGCTGAAGCGGCTAGAGTAAATGAGTCCAGGATAGCTAGCTTAAAAGAGGCTAAGCTTGCAAGCGTGCAAAAAAAGATAGATAGCATGAGTGAAATTTTAAACTCACTTGAAGACAAAGATGAGCTAATGAA
This window harbors:
- a CDS encoding glycerate kinase, whose protein sequence is MRILVAIDSLKGSLSSLEAGLAVKEGLEEIGCEVVVKPIADGGEGSVEAMADALGAKFIDTIVKNPLGIEILARYALKDDLAILEMSSASGLTLINPDERNPLKTSTFGFGQMIKDAIAKGARKFIIGIGGSATNDAGTGMLSALGFKFYDKDGALLEGKGENLAKICEFTDEEALKELKDCEFLIACDVDNPLYGMNGAAHVYAPQKGANGRMVKELDDGLKHFATLVKEKTNSKFHTQKGAGAAGGLGFAFVAFLGAKLRPGIEIITQTIALEDEIKKADLVITGEGRMDFQSSMGKTPTGVAKLAKKYHKPVIAFAGSVQKCAKDCHKNGIDAYFCILNEPVSLEEAMRKDVTIRNLKMTAEQVIRLYMLNYKA
- a CDS encoding GntP family permease, which gives rise to MSGISLIVCFIVAIILMIVMISKLKMHPFLALMSISLMLAIVAGIDLSKIPAMIGVGFSGTFKSIGIVIIFGTIIGTVLEKTGAALKLADMVVKLVGQKRPELAMLIMGWVVGIPVFCDSGFVVLNSIREALYKKISASPVAMSVALSGGLYASHVFIPPTPGPIAAAGTLGLGGNLLLVIIMGTVVSIPVLLAVYFFSKSIGKSVTISDKEADATITASYEELLKKFGTLPSGFLSLAPIIMPIIFMAIGSIVDVLAKQGMLDKASFLPKVLLFLGNPIIALAIGVIFCVFLLAESKKIKEFDHITNESLKIAGPILFITAAGGVLGNVITEAGFVNFIKENASTIKAIGIFFPFIISAVLKTAQGSSTVAIITTASIMGAFSADNSLMQTLGFTSEISAALCVMAIASGAMCVSHANDSYFWVVTNFSKMTADQGYRTQTAMTFIMGVVGMISVYILSLVLL
- a CDS encoding phospholipase A; translation: MMSKILLFLSLGLSFLMASGLDDFKRAQELEQSGDIKAAMQIYKELAKSSLNEQKAVQNVQASEPAPREAKLKQADLLREDKSGKNLQNALGIELYKFNYLLPVTYAKNVPNDERKSVETKFQISLAKPLFYDLFGLRESLVAAYTQTSWWQITRTSAPFRETNYQPEIFLNFASPKYLEQIGVKSLKFGLLHESNGRDGSNSRSWNRAYVQSDFVFGKLSISPRAWMVVGNKGDNKDILKYIGHGDVRLSYNLNDHIFSLMLRNNLHFDKTNKGAAEISYMFPIFSTGVYGYLQYFTGYGESLIDYNRHTDKFGLGFVILK
- a CDS encoding molybdenum cofactor guanylyltransferase yields the protein MQTCVILAGGKSSRMGQDKTLLPFGGFKTLTHYEVAKFSKVFGEVYVSSKFEKFSPPLKLIKDENSNNYSPMLALYSILKNFDHSIFVIPADMPFFDLKSLEELVRFKDEFDMVVASDNEHIHSLCGFFSPRLATLAHEFYLKNEHKIGLLRKSCKCKVINFKDSEQFFNVNFPDEYEMAKKIQEKKIDDE
- a CDS encoding SemiSWEET family transporter, translating into MLGWIGTCLSVVMYFSYIPQIMGNLDGNKTPFIQPLAAALNCTIWTSYGLLKAKKDYPLSAANFPGIIFGLLATITAF
- the leuC gene encoding 3-isopropylmalate dehydratase large subunit, with the protein product MKQTITEKIFSDHVGKEVGAGEIIESKIDMIIGNDITTPISIKQFERSGAKKLANPDGFAIVMDHYIPTKDILSANQAKISREFAYKHDLKNYFDEKDMGIEHALLPEKGLVIPGDVIIGADSHTCTHGALGAFSTGMGSTDLAYAMITGKNWFKVPESIKVIFKGKLDKHVYGKDLILEIIRQIGVDGALYKALEFSGEVIEGLSMDDRFSMCNMAIEAGAKSGIIAVDEITKEFLKDKNLRDKPKFFYSDEGAKYDKILEIDVTNLDPVIAYPFLPSNGKSVRQAVHDDLAIDQAFIGSCTNGRLSDLRIAAQILKGKKVARKTRLIITPATQKIARAAEKEGLIDIFIEAGAVVSNPTCGACLGGYMGILGANERCISTTNRNFVGRMGDRTSEIYLANSAVVAASAIAGKIADPRDL
- a CDS encoding TonB-dependent siderophore receptor; the protein is MNKFRISAVLCFAISALNATDVSLDGISVEDSTDDGYRATTSEVGKTNTPILEIPQTVNVVTQQQLKDKKPETLAESLQNVSGVSYGNTTGGIFDSIIKRGFGGGRDGSIMRNGVPASVMHSFNKTVESVEVLKGPASLLYGAQEPGGIINMVTKKPKYDFSNEIWAGIGNRNYWSAGFDTTGPIADSGFAYRFIFDMMQKDYWREFGEYKNVLFAPSLSYKGDDYRINLAYTHTRSTDPIDRGMYLVPSTGKLLPIDKKRRLDEPFNKLKTRLDTVDVNFEKNIGEDWLLRGAYAFSRSKHDYGHIRLMNVNLNTGVAARRNEYYDGFIHRTHAGSLNLNGYVKTGEIEHNLLFGIDAKEYYRYRPGGLKDTGNHLNINIYNPIYGIVGLPTARESSIQYQKLKTIGFYAQDSINLTENLIYSLGTRYEYYDQVARGTTSGPNSTDQQDDKFTWQTGLLYLLTPEWSVYTNYAQSFNPQMAISGDDIGDIKPEEGKSIELGTKFQNDSITASAAVFNIDKKNIMRTVNSVSTPVGEARSRGFEFDFNGRVTQGLSVGASYAYTKTEVRKDSGAFAVLVGKPLEATPKHQASLFANYDFSRLGAKGLRIGGGARYFGSWYTYYMRTNLPAVPAGTGFKMDDAIVYDAFISYDTKIAGYETNFSFNVKNLTDKLYYTSSSTGTQANIIPIQPGYARQFMLTASVKF